In Fundidesulfovibrio putealis DSM 16056, the following proteins share a genomic window:
- a CDS encoding NUMOD4 domain-containing protein, producing MTFELPKFLPNEEVNEYLKSRVGGPYYLMSITNNVAIVQVPEEWKKIPGFPKYMASNRGRIKNIKTERILKQQTSSPDGRCRVNLRRHGEEHTSPKLVHRLVAMAFLGEAPKGRNLALHKDGNYLNNIPENLYWGNQFENAQDKIRHGRSNKGMSMKGRRKKITDEAIKEIWKMWNSGMNKTAICREIKISYMTVLRIINKTYKNYVLKEESDEGLAV from the coding sequence ATGACATTTGAATTGCCAAAGTTTTTACCAAATGAGGAAGTTAATGAGTATTTGAAGAGTAGAGTAGGTGGCCCGTATTATCTGATGTCAATCACAAACAATGTAGCAATCGTTCAGGTTCCAGAAGAATGGAAAAAAATTCCTGGCTTTCCAAAGTACATGGCATCAAATCGCGGCAGAATCAAGAACATTAAAACAGAAAGAATATTAAAACAACAAACAAGCTCTCCAGACGGAAGATGTCGAGTTAATTTGCGCCGCCATGGTGAAGAACATACATCACCAAAACTTGTACATAGATTAGTTGCTATGGCATTTCTAGGAGAAGCACCAAAAGGAAGAAATCTAGCTTTACATAAAGATGGAAACTACCTGAATAATATTCCTGAAAATTTGTATTGGGGTAATCAATTTGAGAATGCACAAGACAAGATTAGACATGGTAGGTCAAACAAGGGCATGTCAATGAAGGGTAGAAGGAAAAAAATCACAGACGAAGCAATTAAAGAAATTTGGAAAATGTGGAACTCTGGAATGAATAAAACTGCAATCTGTAGAGAAATTAAAATTTCTTATATGACAGTTCTTAGAATAATCAACAAGACATATAAAAACTATGTTTTAAAGGAGGAAAGTGATGAAGGATTGGCTGTATGA